A genome region from Natronobeatus ordinarius includes the following:
- a CDS encoding ABC transporter permease has protein sequence MAFVNYLLKRLGFMAVTLFLVTVITFVLTNILPGNVALLILGPNATEASIAQLESQLGLDQPLYVQYFDWIVGLVQGDMGTSLRYNTPVAEQIAVRLPRSLMLAVSATIVSVSLSIPLGVIAAVRKNQPADLTASMVAFVGLSLPIFLWGLVFIYVFAITLGGFPTGNYVSPWEDPVAAIHHLILPASAMGVALTAYIMRMTRSSMIDELSEDYVAFARAKGLDERTVVLRHALKNAAIPVITVIAFQFSYAFGGVVVLEEVFSWPGIGRLTLTAINSRDIPLLQGCIIVIALIYMLSNFLADMFYAYVDPRIRYGGGE, from the coding sequence ATGGCGTTCGTAAACTACCTGCTGAAGCGCCTCGGGTTCATGGCGGTCACGCTGTTTCTGGTGACGGTGATCACGTTCGTGCTCACCAACATCCTGCCGGGGAACGTGGCGCTACTGATCCTCGGCCCCAACGCGACCGAGGCGTCGATCGCCCAGCTCGAGTCACAACTCGGGCTCGATCAGCCGCTGTACGTCCAGTACTTCGACTGGATCGTTGGACTGGTCCAGGGCGACATGGGAACGTCGCTTCGATACAACACACCGGTCGCCGAGCAGATCGCGGTCCGGCTTCCCCGATCGCTGATGCTCGCCGTCTCCGCGACGATCGTCTCGGTGAGCCTCTCGATCCCGCTCGGGGTCATCGCTGCGGTTCGAAAGAACCAGCCGGCCGACCTCACCGCATCGATGGTCGCGTTCGTCGGCCTCTCGCTGCCCATCTTCCTGTGGGGGCTGGTGTTCATCTACGTCTTCGCCATCACCCTCGGTGGGTTTCCGACCGGAAACTACGTCTCCCCGTGGGAGGACCCGGTCGCTGCGATCCATCACCTGATCCTGCCTGCGAGCGCGATGGGGGTTGCCCTCACTGCGTACATCATGCGGATGACGCGCTCGAGTATGATCGACGAGTTGAGCGAGGATTACGTCGCGTTCGCCCGTGCAAAGGGACTCGACGAGCGAACGGTCGTCCTCAGACACGCGCTGAAAAACGCCGCGATTCCGGTGATCACGGTCATCGCGTTCCAGTTCAGCTACGCGTTTGGGGGCGTCGTCGTGCTCGAGGAAGTGTTCTCCTGGCCGGGCATCGGCCGGCTGACGCTCACCGCCATCAACAGCCGGGACATTCCGCTCTTGCAGGGCTGTATCATCGTCATCGCGCTGATCTACATGCTTTCGAACTTCCTCGCGGACATGTTCTACGCGTACGTCGATCCACGGATCCGCTACGGAGGTGGTGAGTGA
- a CDS encoding ABC transporter substrate-binding protein, whose product MVRHHRNEEGRVSSSGPTRRHVISAAAAGVPLALAGCLGNGDDEADDGASTGPTGEPGYGGELRWGGSVPVQNLDPHFESAAASARVLENITQGLVRVNWDYDLEGLLAESWESSEDNMEITFSLREGVQFHDGSAFTSEDVLASYTRIQEREGLAADYLSLVESMEAPEEYTFELELSEPFAPLLFRMATSHMHIVPAHQAEEASIDVPIGTGPFEFESREIDAEFVMARFDDYWDDEYPYLDRVTKTEIPDNDVRLDRFQAGEVDFINDVPPRHADGLKDEPGVDFIERFPQSLVYLGLNCDEEPFDNRDARIALEYTIDREEVVEAALYGNGMVANSPATPGSDWEHPSLEARRQDFEKAQEHLEAAGYPDGYEATFQIPEQYNDQVTAAQVIQSSASEVGIDLDIQLITWSNWLSDVWEERNFQATTSSYLALWYPDAGFHRPLHPEGAFFFTGWDDDEYNALVDDARQLYDMDERAPLYHEAAEMLKEKRSGHIMLYWLPTLMARNENYQGEVMSPDGSTFRFEDTWLE is encoded by the coding sequence ATGGTACGCCATCACAGAAACGAAGAGGGGAGAGTATCCTCGAGCGGTCCGACCCGTCGACACGTCATCAGCGCAGCCGCAGCGGGGGTTCCGCTCGCGCTGGCTGGCTGTCTCGGGAACGGCGACGATGAGGCCGACGACGGCGCCAGCACGGGTCCGACGGGAGAACCCGGCTACGGCGGCGAACTCCGCTGGGGCGGGAGCGTCCCCGTCCAGAATCTCGATCCGCACTTCGAGAGCGCCGCCGCCAGCGCACGAGTTCTCGAGAACATCACCCAGGGGCTCGTCAGGGTAAACTGGGACTACGATCTGGAAGGGTTGCTCGCGGAGTCCTGGGAGAGTTCCGAGGACAACATGGAGATCACCTTCTCGCTACGGGAGGGGGTGCAGTTCCACGACGGATCTGCGTTCACGTCCGAAGACGTCCTCGCATCGTACACGCGTATCCAGGAGCGAGAGGGACTCGCCGCTGATTACCTCTCGCTGGTCGAGTCGATGGAGGCGCCCGAGGAGTACACGTTCGAACTCGAGTTGTCCGAGCCGTTCGCGCCCTTGCTCTTCCGGATGGCGACGTCGCACATGCACATCGTTCCCGCCCACCAGGCCGAGGAGGCCTCGATCGACGTGCCGATCGGGACCGGGCCGTTCGAGTTCGAGAGCCGCGAGATCGACGCCGAGTTCGTCATGGCCCGGTTCGACGACTACTGGGACGACGAGTATCCGTACCTCGACCGGGTGACGAAGACGGAGATTCCGGACAACGACGTCCGACTCGACCGGTTCCAGGCCGGAGAGGTCGACTTCATCAACGACGTTCCGCCGCGACACGCCGATGGACTGAAAGACGAACCCGGCGTCGACTTCATCGAACGCTTCCCGCAGTCGCTCGTCTACCTCGGGCTGAACTGTGACGAGGAACCATTCGACAACCGCGACGCCAGAATCGCCCTCGAGTACACCATCGACAGGGAAGAGGTCGTCGAGGCGGCACTGTACGGAAACGGTATGGTCGCCAACAGCCCCGCCACGCCCGGAAGCGACTGGGAACATCCGAGCCTCGAGGCGCGTCGGCAGGACTTCGAGAAGGCCCAGGAGCACCTCGAGGCGGCGGGCTATCCGGACGGCTACGAGGCGACGTTCCAGATCCCCGAGCAGTACAACGATCAGGTGACCGCCGCGCAGGTCATCCAGTCGTCGGCCTCGGAGGTCGGCATCGACCTCGACATCCAGCTCATCACCTGGAGTAACTGGCTGAGCGACGTCTGGGAGGAACGGAACTTCCAGGCGACGACCAGTTCGTACCTGGCGCTGTGGTACCCCGACGCGGGCTTCCACCGGCCGCTGCATCCCGAGGGTGCGTTCTTCTTCACCGGCTGGGACGACGACGAGTACAACGCGCTCGTCGACGATGCCAGACAGCTGTACGACATGGATGAACGGGCACCGCTCTACCACGAAGCCGCCGAGATGCTCAAAGAGAAGCGGTCGGGTCACATCATGCTGTACTGGCTGCCGACGCTAATGGCTCGGAACGAAAACTACCAGGGGGAGGTCATGTCTCCCGACGGATCGACGTTCAGATTCGAGGACACCTGGCTGGAGTGA